The following proteins come from a genomic window of Citrobacter europaeus:
- a CDS encoding TIGR03761 family integrating conjugative element protein translates to MSENEQVSVSRKAGALRSALNIALNTDYAINLWQGRPPEEEGEKEGKKKERRQSLIFSMPAFIQKAGRINADSFNDNPYADQKMLELETLLQSASVKMNEELVALKKSMSMLPPQATISEVNCASPLNIGVFSRTPLGYRCVWLLVGFDQLAMQAFQAAHYGFISRQELHRSLRRGGHLIRQIYGAAQKYRFFQVNRRDFALQNAQYHEAIRNAGEIDEAVLLGQKRSSFSPPVSKESIELLLAANAKADKADIVQLL, encoded by the coding sequence ATGAGTGAGAACGAACAGGTATCAGTGTCCAGAAAAGCGGGTGCTTTACGTTCGGCGCTGAACATAGCGTTGAATACTGATTATGCAATAAATTTGTGGCAGGGGCGTCCTCCGGAAGAAGAGGGGGAAAAGGAGGGGAAGAAAAAAGAGCGTCGTCAGAGTCTTATTTTCAGTATGCCAGCCTTCATTCAAAAAGCAGGTCGTATTAATGCCGATTCATTTAATGACAATCCGTATGCTGATCAGAAGATGCTTGAGCTTGAGACACTTTTGCAGTCCGCTTCGGTCAAGATGAATGAAGAGCTTGTTGCACTCAAGAAGTCAATGTCAATGCTACCCCCTCAGGCGACTATTTCTGAAGTCAACTGTGCTTCTCCTTTAAATATTGGAGTTTTCAGTCGTACACCTCTGGGTTATCGATGTGTATGGCTTCTGGTTGGCTTTGACCAACTGGCAATGCAGGCTTTTCAGGCTGCGCATTATGGTTTTATCTCCCGGCAAGAGCTACACCGTAGCCTTCGACGGGGAGGGCATCTAATCCGTCAGATCTATGGTGCCGCTCAGAAATATCGATTTTTTCAGGTGAACCGCCGCGATTTTGCATTACAGAATGCTCAGTACCATGAGGCAATCAGGAACGCTGGCGAAATTGACGAAGCTGTTTTGTTGGGGCAAAAACGTTCCTCTTTTTCACCCCCAGTCAGTAAGGAGAGTATTGAACTTCTACTGGCGGCAAATGCAAAAGCAGACAAAGCAGATATTGTGCAATTACTGTAA